The proteins below come from a single Methanophagales archaeon genomic window:
- the mobB gene encoding molybdopterin-guanine dinucleotide biosynthesis protein B, whose product MKVISIIGKKKSGKTTLIEDLIMRLRDYGSVGCIKHAQELDLDESKDTTRLFNAGAEVVIGSSEHATLKISKSKNKSLNQNLKEQLKDMADSGMDFVLVEGFKSSDLPKIVLNPLPDRDGDEDGGDGEIANVVMRLSGNPKRYLQDIVELVLKIEDYVV is encoded by the coding sequence ATGAAGGTGATCTCAATAATAGGGAAGAAGAAGTCAGGTAAGACGACCCTCATCGAAGATTTGATAATGAGGCTAAGAGATTATGGCAGCGTAGGTTGTATAAAACATGCGCAAGAGCTGGATCTGGATGAATCAAAAGATACAACACGGCTATTCAATGCCGGTGCTGAGGTGGTTATAGGGTCTTCAGAGCATGCGACATTAAAGATAAGTAAGAGTAAGAATAAGAGCCTGAACCAGAACTTGAAGGAACAGCTAAAAGATATGGCGGATTCTGGCATGGATTTCGTGCTTGTTGAGGGTTTCAAAAGCTCTGATTTACCCAAGATTGTACTGAATCCCCTCCCTGATAGAGATGGTGATGAGGATGGTGGTGATGGTGAAATCGCAAACGTAGTAATGAGGTTATCAGGTAATCCAAAGCGCTATCTTCAAGATATAGTCGAATTAGTTCTTAAAATTGAAGATTATGTGGTATAG